From Echinicola soli, a single genomic window includes:
- a CDS encoding SusC/RagA family TonB-linked outer membrane protein, with product MKRYILFAHLFLWASGAIAQETLTGSVIDAQGTPLFGATVQIVGSNKGTVTDEKGEFSLGLAPGDHQLSVSYLGYVEQVKKITFPFPGQLKFILEPDGLDMDAVEVVSTGYQQVAKERATGSFVQLDSALVNRPVNTGVLDRLADVTPGLVFNRTGPDSDAISIRGRSTLFSNTQPLIVVDGFPYDGPIESINPNDVATINVLRDAAAASIWGVRAGNGVIVITTKSGKMGGEMKVSLNSNVTIGERFDPYYLPIMEVGDFIDMEQYLFEKGFYVSKENTARKTALSPVVETLIAERDGAISPEEAGLIIEDFRQQDVREDFLREFYRRPVNQQYALNISGGDASQDYYLSAGWDRNLERNVGEGLERMTIGGKHHLDMAGGKLQLNTGIYYVKSKNDRNGLAYGDIKQTANDVLPPYTRFRDGNGNPVPIIRDYRMGFLETAHDEGLLDWTYVPLEDVSERTNTLTGSDIRLNAGLDYSPLKGLKVGLSYQYWSNQQEVTQHYSADSYFARDLINQYTQVAESGQLTRIIPLGGILDRSQMSADSHHGRAQISYAAKWENGEWTSIAGAEIKSQKSRSMGNRFYGYNERVGSIAQMDYVTPYPVYYYPSARLRIPNLDNIGGTADRFVSYYLNSAYTYRKKYTLSASARKDASNLFGVDANQKGVPLWSTGFAWTVSEEEFYPAANWLPYVKLRFSYGYNGNIDKGISAYTTALRRNNSTITGLPTAIIVNPPNPSLRWERIKIVNTGLDWATRNDRFSGSIEYYIKHGLDLIGDIPYPPSTGIDEFRGNTADTRTHGIDASFSTQVLDKGVKWSVNNFHSWVKEEVGNYELEGPVNQYLSRGMGSQQDAPIPLSGRPLYAIYSYEWAGLDPQTGDPMGFVDGEPSTDYRSIITEASPESLTYHGPSRPSHFGAIRNNFSWKGFNLSLNISYRLGYYYRKESLRYETVLSGQGGHGDFAQRWKKPGDERFTHVPSLPDRMDVNRDNFYSYSSILVERGDHVRLQDVRLGYSLYGKRFSGIPIGQAEIYMYANNLGIIWKAAKDDPLDPDFRNAKPLGSIALGIRMEL from the coding sequence ATGAAGAGATATATACTATTTGCCCATCTTTTCCTTTGGGCTTCCGGGGCTATAGCGCAGGAAACCCTAACCGGGAGTGTAATCGATGCTCAAGGAACACCCCTTTTCGGGGCGACAGTCCAGATCGTTGGGAGTAATAAAGGAACCGTAACAGATGAAAAGGGTGAGTTCAGTCTTGGCCTGGCCCCGGGGGATCATCAACTTTCGGTGAGTTATCTAGGGTACGTTGAGCAGGTTAAAAAGATCACCTTTCCCTTTCCTGGGCAGCTGAAATTTATCCTGGAACCTGACGGCCTGGATATGGATGCGGTTGAGGTGGTTTCAACGGGATACCAACAGGTAGCAAAAGAAAGGGCCACTGGCTCCTTTGTCCAATTGGACAGCGCCCTTGTGAACAGGCCTGTCAATACCGGAGTGCTGGACCGGCTGGCTGATGTAACTCCAGGATTGGTCTTTAACCGGACAGGTCCGGACTCCGATGCAATATCCATAAGGGGCAGGAGTACCCTCTTTTCCAATACGCAGCCCCTAATTGTGGTCGATGGTTTCCCTTATGATGGTCCAATTGAATCAATCAATCCCAATGACGTGGCAACCATCAATGTTTTACGTGATGCTGCTGCAGCATCCATATGGGGGGTGAGGGCCGGAAATGGAGTTATCGTCATTACTACCAAAAGTGGAAAAATGGGTGGGGAAATGAAGGTGTCGTTAAACAGCAATGTGACCATTGGGGAAAGGTTTGATCCCTATTACCTTCCAATCATGGAGGTTGGGGATTTTATTGATATGGAGCAGTATCTTTTTGAGAAAGGATTCTATGTCTCCAAGGAGAATACAGCAAGAAAGACCGCCCTCAGCCCTGTGGTCGAAACCTTGATTGCGGAGAGGGATGGGGCAATCAGCCCTGAAGAGGCCGGTTTAATTATCGAGGACTTTCGCCAGCAGGATGTTCGAGAGGATTTCCTGAGAGAATTTTACCGAAGGCCGGTCAATCAGCAATATGCCCTGAACATCTCGGGCGGGGATGCATCCCAGGACTATTACCTGTCTGCAGGGTGGGACCGGAATCTGGAACGCAATGTAGGGGAAGGGCTGGAGCGAATGACCATTGGCGGAAAGCACCACCTTGATATGGCAGGGGGTAAACTTCAACTGAATACCGGTATATACTATGTTAAATCCAAAAATGACCGGAATGGATTGGCCTATGGGGATATCAAACAAACTGCAAACGATGTGTTGCCACCTTATACCCGCTTCAGGGATGGTAATGGTAATCCTGTGCCTATAATCAGGGATTACAGGATGGGTTTTTTGGAAACTGCACATGATGAAGGGCTGTTGGACTGGACCTATGTTCCCTTGGAGGATGTGTCGGAGCGTACCAATACCCTAACGGGAAGCGATATCAGGCTGAACGCAGGATTGGATTACAGTCCTTTAAAAGGACTGAAAGTGGGGCTGTCGTATCAATACTGGAGTAATCAGCAGGAGGTGACACAACATTATTCTGCAGATAGCTATTTTGCCAGGGACCTGATCAATCAGTATACACAAGTGGCGGAGTCTGGGCAATTGACAAGGATTATCCCTCTTGGTGGTATACTTGACCGCTCGCAAATGTCGGCAGATTCCCACCATGGTAGGGCGCAGATAAGTTATGCTGCCAAGTGGGAAAATGGAGAATGGACGAGTATCGCCGGAGCAGAGATCAAATCCCAAAAAAGTAGGTCCATGGGAAACCGCTTCTATGGATATAACGAAAGGGTAGGCAGTATAGCACAAATGGATTATGTTACCCCGTATCCAGTATACTATTACCCTTCGGCCCGCCTTCGCATTCCCAACCTGGACAATATAGGTGGGACCGCAGACCGATTTGTTAGTTATTACCTCAACTCGGCGTATACCTACCGTAAAAAATATACCCTCTCTGCCAGTGCTCGAAAGGATGCATCCAACCTATTTGGAGTGGATGCCAATCAAAAAGGAGTACCACTTTGGTCCACTGGTTTTGCATGGACCGTTAGCGAGGAGGAATTTTATCCTGCAGCCAATTGGCTTCCCTACGTCAAACTACGGTTTTCCTATGGGTACAATGGAAATATTGACAAAGGGATATCGGCATACACTACAGCCTTAAGAAGGAACAATAGTACTATCACTGGGCTACCTACAGCAATTATTGTCAATCCTCCAAACCCATCATTAAGGTGGGAGCGCATAAAAATAGTTAATACTGGCCTTGACTGGGCAACTAGAAACGATCGGTTTTCGGGCAGTATTGAATACTATATTAAACATGGACTTGACCTGATCGGCGATATTCCATATCCCCCAAGTACTGGTATTGATGAATTTCGGGGAAATACTGCAGATACAAGGACACACGGAATAGATGCCAGCTTTTCTACGCAGGTGTTGGATAAAGGAGTGAAATGGAGCGTCAATAATTTCCACTCTTGGGTAAAAGAGGAGGTAGGTAACTACGAACTGGAAGGTCCGGTCAACCAATATTTGTCACGAGGGATGGGAAGCCAGCAGGATGCCCCTATTCCCCTGAGCGGAAGACCCCTTTATGCTATCTATAGCTATGAATGGGCGGGACTCGACCCCCAAACAGGAGACCCGATGGGATTTGTGGATGGTGAACCGTCAACCGATTATCGAAGTATCATCACCGAGGCAAGTCCAGAGAGCCTGACCTACCATGGTCCTTCCCGCCCAAGTCATTTTGGTGCGATCAGAAACAACTTCAGCTGGAAGGGTTTTAACCTTTCATTAAATATCAGTTATCGTTTGGGGTACTACTACAGAAAAGAAAGTTTGCGTTATGAAACGGTTTTATCAGGTCAGGGAGGCCACGGCGATTTTGCCCAGAGATGGAAGAAGCCGGGAGATGAAAGGTTTACCCATGTGCCATCCCTTCCTGATCGAATGGATGTCAATCGTGATAATTTCTACAGCTATTCGTCCATATTAGTGGAACGGGGAGACCATGTTAGGTTACAGGATGTACGTTTGGGATATAGCCTGTACGGAAAGAGATTTTCTGGAATTCCCATTGGACAAGCAGAAATCTATATGTATGCCAATAATCTGGGCATCATCTGGAAGGCTGCCAAGGATGATCCCCTGGATCCTGATTTCAGGAATGCAAAACCTTTGGGAAGTATCGCCCTAGGGATCCGAATGGAGCTATGA
- a CDS encoding TlpA family protein disulfide reductase: MKKNTCLCLLVYLCLVGKVAYAQLQEAGSLSLGKKMDSTSRVIQDLKIGDRMPDLTVANVINHPEGEVKISDYKGKLLILDFWATWCAPCVKGMPEIAALDREMEQVAILPVTYQDKEEVEKLFSRLDYLKGISMPMAVSDEQLRKLFPHRTLPHYVWINGEGVVLAFTGKEAIVKDSIQRVLEGEKLVEIKAPPKALFDRNELLLMGNRGFDEDKEILLQSVFLPYIEDMPAMYKVSGKPDRSRMRIFLTNSRIPTFFGLAYGAGKVEFNRNRRVLEVDDPGKLRHSLSEDDYDEWKLENRFCYELLVSPKYPGQEYDIMKEDLKRMFPQYKATIEERKTEVLALVRTDDSIGLETKGGKPYSDMDYVGASLKNKKISLLAYYWRYYLQHLKLPVVDATGMDYPVDILLEGKMSDVGEIRKSLRPFGLDLVKKEMPIDILVIRDSERE, from the coding sequence ATGAAAAAAAATACATGCTTATGTTTACTGGTATACCTATGCCTGGTTGGAAAGGTTGCCTATGCACAACTACAAGAAGCTGGTAGCCTTTCGCTTGGGAAAAAGATGGATTCTACTTCTCGGGTAATACAGGATCTGAAAATAGGAGACAGGATGCCAGACCTAACCGTTGCTAATGTCATCAACCATCCAGAGGGAGAGGTGAAGATATCGGATTACAAAGGGAAGTTATTGATCCTTGACTTTTGGGCAACTTGGTGCGCCCCTTGTGTGAAAGGAATGCCGGAAATAGCGGCCCTTGACCGGGAAATGGAACAGGTTGCCATACTACCGGTAACCTATCAGGACAAAGAGGAGGTGGAAAAATTGTTTTCCCGATTGGATTACCTGAAGGGAATATCCATGCCCATGGCCGTATCGGACGAACAGCTAAGGAAGTTGTTTCCACACAGGACCCTTCCCCATTACGTGTGGATAAATGGAGAAGGAGTGGTGCTTGCCTTTACTGGAAAAGAAGCAATTGTAAAGGACTCCATCCAGCGGGTTTTGGAGGGAGAGAAATTGGTGGAAATCAAAGCTCCGCCCAAAGCCCTGTTCGACCGGAACGAACTTTTGCTCATGGGAAACCGGGGCTTTGACGAGGATAAGGAAATCCTACTGCAATCTGTTTTTCTTCCATACATCGAGGACATGCCGGCCATGTACAAGGTTTCAGGAAAACCTGACAGGAGTCGGATGCGGATCTTCCTGACCAATTCCAGGATACCTACTTTTTTTGGTTTGGCTTATGGAGCCGGTAAGGTGGAATTTAACCGCAACAGGAGAGTTTTGGAGGTGGATGACCCAGGGAAACTTCGTCATAGCCTTTCAGAGGATGATTATGATGAGTGGAAGTTGGAAAACAGGTTCTGTTACGAACTGCTGGTGTCCCCCAAATATCCGGGGCAGGAGTATGATATCATGAAAGAGGACCTGAAACGGATGTTTCCACAATATAAAGCCACCATCGAAGAGCGTAAAACAGAAGTGTTGGCCCTGGTGCGAACAGATGACAGCATCGGATTGGAGACCAAGGGAGGGAAACCTTACAGTGATATGGACTATGTAGGAGCATCCCTTAAAAATAAGAAGATATCCCTGTTGGCCTATTACTGGAGGTATTACCTGCAGCATTTGAAACTCCCTGTGGTCGATGCCACTGGAATGGATTATCCAGTGGACATCCTACTAGAGGGCAAAATGAGCGATGTTGGTGAAATCAGAAAAAGCCTTCGGCCTTTTGGACTGGACCTCGTCAAAAAGGAAATGCCCATCGATATATTGGTCATCAGGGACTCCGAAAGGGAGTAG